One window of the Solanum stenotomum isolate F172 chromosome 11, ASM1918654v1, whole genome shotgun sequence genome contains the following:
- the LOC125845174 gene encoding probable LRR receptor-like serine/threonine-protein kinase At5g10290, with product MELFLAILIIACLYSSVSPDQQGDALFELKKSLNASNDQLSDWNQNQVNPCTWSKITCDDNSNVLMVSLSNMGFTGTLSPRLGVLVHLNTLSLQGNGITGKIPEALGNLTSLTMLDLEKNSLSGEIPASLGNLKKLQFLFLSQNNLSGTIPESLSGLPNLINLQLALNDLTGKVPDSLFQVPKYNFSENHLNCGLNFSRRCVSDSEGSPSKSKTGLVIGIVGGFLGIILLGGLMLFFWRGRNKGYKREIYVDVPGEVDRRIPFGQLRRFAWRELQLATDNFSEKNVLGQGGFGKVYKGVLSDSTKVAVKRLTDYESPGGDAAFQREVEMISVAVHRNLLRLIGFCTTPTERLLVYPYMQNLSVAYRLRELKPGESVLIWPTRKRVALGTARGLEYLHEHCNPKIIHRDVKAANVLLDEDFEAVVGDFGLAKLVDVRKTNVTTQVRGTMGHIAPEYLSTGKSSEKTDVFGYGIMLLEIVTGQRAIDFSRLEEEDDVLLLDHVKKLQREKRLDAIVDRNLHKNYNMDEVEMMIQVALLCTQGSPEDRPAMSEVVRMLEGEGLAERWEEWQHVEVTRRQEYERLQRRFDWGEDSIYNQDAVELSGGR from the exons ATGGAACTGTTCCTTGCAATTCTGATAATAGCATGTCTCTACTCATCTGTCTCACCTGATCAGCAGG GAGATGCACTGTTTGAATTGAAGAAGTCACTAAATGCTTCAAATGATCAACTTTCTGATTGGAATCAGAATCAAGTTAATCCATGCACTTGGTCAAAGATAACTTGTGACGATAACAGCAATGTCTTGATGGT GTCGCTGTCAAATATGGGGTTCACTGGCACTTTAAGTCCAAGATTAGGTGTTCTAGTGCATCTTAATACTCT TTCTTTGCAAGGAAATGGAATAACTGGTAAAATTCCTGAAGCATTAGGAAATTTAACCAGCTTGACCATGTTGGATCTGGAAAAAAACAGTTTGTCTGGAGAAATACCAGCTTCCCTAGGCAATCTAAAAAAGCTTCAATTTCT GTTTTTGAGTCAAAACAATCTGTCTGGGACTATCCCTGAGTCACTTTCAGGCCTTCCCAACTTGATTAACCT TCAGCTTGCATTAAATGATCTTACTGGAAAAGTTCCTGACAGTTTGTTCCAAGTCCCGAAATACAA TTTTTCAGAGAACCATTTGAATTGTGGCTTAAACTTCAGTCGTCGTTGTGTATCTGACAGTGaag GTTCTCCCAGTAAATCAAAGACTGGTCTCGTAATTGGTATCGTTGGTGGATTTCTTGGAATTATCCTTCTTGGGGGATTAATGTTATTTTTCTGGCGGGGGAGGAACAAAGGCTACAAACGTGAAATCTATGTTGATGTTCCAG GTGAGGTTGACAGACGAATTCCATTTGGTCAATTGAGGAGATTCGCATGGAGGGAATTGCAACTCGCTACTGATAACTTTAGTGAAAAGAATGTTCTTGGACAGGGAGGTTTTGGCAAGGTTTATAAAGGAGTGCTCAGTGACAGCACTAAAGTTGCTGTAAAACGCTTAACTGACTATGAGAGTCCTGGGGGAGATGCTGCATTTCAGCGTGAAGTTGAGATGATTAGTGTTGCTGTTCATAGAAATCTTTTGCGGCTTATAGGATTTTGCACCACACCGACTGAACGCTTGCTAGTGTACCCATATATGCAGAACCTAAGTGTTGCCTATCGTCTACGAG AACTTAAACCTGGGGAGTCTGTTTTAATTTGGCCAACCAGAAAGCGTGTGGCACTGGGCACTGCACGTGGACTTGAATACCTGCACGAACACTGTAATCCAAAAATTATTCACCGTGATGTTAAAGCAGCCAATGTTTTACTGGATGAAGATTTCGAGGCTGTAGTTGGTGATTTTGGCTTGGCAAAGTTAGTTGATGTTAGGAAAACCAACGTGACAACGCAAGTTCGGGGTACTATGGGCCATATAGCTCCTGAATACTTGTCCACTGGGAAATCATCAGAAAAAACTGATGTTTTTGGATATGGAATCATGCTTTTGGAGATTGTTACTGGTCAACGCGCTATAGACTTCTCACGcctagaagaagaagatgatgtctTGTTACTTGACCAT GTCAAAAAACTTCAAAGGGAGAAAAGGCTGGATGCTATTGTAGACCGCAACCTACATAAGAACTATAACATGGATGAAGTAGAGATGATGATTCAAGTTGCATTGCTGTGTACTCAAGGATCACCAGAGGACCGTCCAGCAATGTCAGAGGTAGTACGAATGCTTGAAGGAGAAGGACTTGCTGAGCGGTGGGAAGAATGGCAGCATGTCGAAGTTACACGTAGGCAAGAATACGAGAGACTACAACGACGATTTGATTGGGGCGAAGATTCAATCTATAATCAAGATGCAGTTGAACTGTCTGGTGGAAGATGA